The DNA sequence TTATGTTCATCATATCCGGGGTTGCAACCGATAGCAGAGCGGTAACATCAAATTTCTTTCTTGCTTGCAATGTTtactattaaattttttattattaggtGACCAATTCGGTAGACTCTGATTCTTACTAGGGCATAAAAAATGGTACATGATTTGACGAAgaatgtaaatataataattgtTATTACATGACACGGCAGTTGAGAGACTGAGAGCGCATTGGACGGCTtattatttattgaaatttaattttggaTGATGTAGGTAGGTGAGTTGGCTGGGCTTGCAGTTGGCTCCACGGTGTTGCTGAATGTGATGTTTGCAGGGTACGGTAATGGTATTATTACAACATTAATTTAGGATGATATTTTGGAAGGAAATAATAGAGTAATATGGTGTGAGTGACAGGGCAATAACAGGGGCATCAATGAACCCAGCAAGGAGCATAGGGCCAGCAATAGTGCACAATCAATACAAAGGGATATGGATATACTTGGTAGCTCCTGTTTTGGGGGCTGTTGCTGGTACTTGGGTTTACAACGCTCTCAGGCACACCGCCAACCCTCCTTCTCGTGTTATTAAAAACACCGCTTCTTTCGTCAAAAGACAAGCTAGTCTTTAGACTCATGCCCAACTTGTACCACAATCACAGACTAGACTTGTATTACTATATCAATTCTCAAGATAACGTTATAAATTATCAAGTCTAATTTGGTATGATTTCAGTTGGGTTAGTTGtgttcatattttccaagcaaaGAGGAAAAGTTGGGTGAATTGGCTCTGTAAAATCGTCGTGGTGGGGGTGTGTGTCTCCAAATACGCAGAAATAAAAAACTTAGGTCAAGAAACAACAACTGAAATGGAAGACTAACTCATCATGCAAaaaccaaaatttcaacaagttTCGTTATAGGACAACTTTTAAATGTTGAAATGAGGAGACAATCATTTATGTTTTGAGATTAGTTAGTTGAACTTGAcaggtaataataataataacttaatAAGTGCTCCACATTCCACAATAGTAGTAAGTagtaacttattttattttatgcctCTCAGATGCTGTCTTGTtctttgaaaaatgaaaaattagaGTGTAGGGACCCAAATCTATTACTACTAGTACGCAGGCATTTAAGGgatgattgaaattgaaaagTAAAACAATCGATAACTGAGTCAACTCTGAAGCAGATAAGATCAGAGTTATGGAATATGGGCTGCATCAAAAGATTGTCTGATTCACATGCATGATGCATCAACCCGGAAACCACCAATGTTTCCTGGTGTTTTCATTCTCATTAAAAACCCGTGAATGTGATCATCAAAATTTAAACACGACTTGTTGCGGTCATCAACTCTGGCTCTTCTTTTAAATAAAGAATGGGAATATAAACACTCATCAATGCTCTTCTCAATTCATTTCAGTTAGTAGTATTTGATTCATCAAATATCAAAGAAGAATTGAATTAGGGTTCTCAAGGTCCACTGGCTTCACCTGGGTTTTCCTGGCACTAGGCTTTAGGTAAGCCTACATTCCATTTCAAAAGCCATTTCTACAATCAACTAATGACAgggaaaaaaaatggaaaaaaaacaCGAATCAACTGTAACTGTCTGAATTCTTAGATTGTACTCGTAACATTCTTTGATTGAAGAGTACTctctatattttattataaattacataatatattGAGAAATAAAACATGTATACACTGCTGATAGGAAAGGAAAATTAGGAAGAAAAAATGAATTCAACATGTCAGAACATGCTAGCTTTACACTGttaggagaaaaaaaaatggagggTGAAGAATGTTTTACTTTATTTACCATTACGGGGAGCAGGACCTCTCCTTTGCCTGGATCTTGGAATAATGAAAGGCCAACAACACACTAGGAGAAACAGAAACTGCACAAAGAATGTTGTCATTGCAATCCATATGAATAAGCTTATCTTCCAATTCCATATGATCCTCTTGTAAAATGGGAGTTGTGCCTCAATTACCACAGATGAATCATATATTTGAGGAAGGCCAGCACCATGTATATACTCTGATCGTGGCTCAAGGGTTACTCTTAAGCACGAAGTAGGTTCCTCCCTTTCAACAAAACCCCTTATCTTCACTTCCAGAGTCTGTGTTTCTGATGCATAACCAGTaagaagaggaagaatattGACTAGAGTCGTCATTAGCCGGATAGGTTCACTTCTAAATTTTAACATGCAAGGTTGGCTCAAACTTGCAATTGTTTTACCACTATATGTTAAGAAGTCTGTTCTGATCTGCAAAATAAGACTAAAATGAAAGTCCTGAAAAAGTAAGAAAcatcataataatattatagcaaTGCTACATGGCCAGCAATAATAAGTGAGCAGTACTTGTCATCGTCAAGGTTCTAATTCTTCAAGTGCCGGGATACTAGAAGGAAATGGCAATTTTAACTGAAATGCACCTTCATATGCTTGAAGAAACTATGAACAAACACCAATACAATTATAATATATTCTTGAACTTTGACTAGTAGATCTTAAGCTGTTTTCAAGTCTCTTGATCAACATGgtgataaataaatataatagatacAAACACTTCAGCCAATCGTTTTGGCTATCGTGCAAAGGCCAACCAAATGCCTGCCTCTTAAGTCTTAAGGGGAATGGATCCTCTCCCATGAAAATAAATTTCGCTTGATCTTTTCATGTGTTTATTTTTACCATCGATCGAGAAGGCGGAGCCAAGCATGAGGCTCAATGAGAGAAGGTCGTGAAATTCTCACATGAAAAGATCCATATAGTATCTTAATAACACAACCTTGACACAAAAGTGGGCTTGCCAATAATGGAGAAAGAGCAGAGCTAATAAATCTGTTGTTGCCTACCAAAATTTTACAAAGACAAGGGCACTAAATTAAGACAGCATGAAGTTGCAGCTAAGCACACATAGCTACATTCAAACGTGGACGCTAAAGGCCCCAGATTAGGTTATTCACCATCAGAGGATCCCAATACTAACTAACGTAAGAACCATATGCATTTAAATTAAGTAAAGATGCAGAACTAGCAAATCTTCACAACAGCAAAGTTTGCTTACAATGAAATGAATCGGATAAATAGGTACCTGAAATACCCCAAGATTTCTATTGTAACCTGATTCGGGCACTTCCAATGAAACAGTAACCTGCACATTCTGTTTAGGAGGTAACACCCTTTGACCCACCCACTTACTAGCTGCAATTTCCTTCACTGAATCATGGCCACCAACAACAGCAGCACACGATATTAGAGGCACATATGCCACAGGACTCTGCTTGGTGTAGTCAAAGTTGAAACCTTTTATCAATTGGGTTGGCTTCTGCGCTAACCCGCTGACCACAAACCCACTAAAAACAAGTGAGGAAACAGCAAGAGCAAACAGAACGCAACACACGACCATAGACCACAAGAACCCCCATCCGCACCTAAACGCAACGTTCCAGAATGCTTTCTGATCCTTAAAAATTACCCGAGCTGGAATACCAACGAACCCAAAGGCACAACCCAAAACCTGAGTCGAAAAACGAATACCCTTTCTCCATGTTCCGAAAGGGTCCACGATGAACATGCAAGTGTGGACAGTGAGCCACAATGGAAACTTTATTAACCAAATCAAGATTTTGATTTGAAACAAAATTGCCCTAATTACAAATCCCGCTGCATATTCTAGCGTATTCGACGGAGGAGAATCGACGAGCCTCGGCACCTCAGAGGAGTCAGCGGAATCAGCAAAAACATCGTCTTTTGCAGATACAGCTGTGGTTAACGTCGATTCCTCGCGTTTCTCTTTGGTCACAATACTCGCAGATGGAAAAGGAGGAACCTTTTTCTCTTGAATCGAATTAGGTTTCGCGGGAATCTCCTCAAATTCGGAGGCCTTGATTTCCTTCAATTTTAGGAGGTTCCGATGATGCCTTTGGGAGCTCCTTCTGGCGTCGTCGTCATCGATGATTTCGCTCCGGGAAGCGGTGTCCGTAGATTCCGTAAAGAGAGATGGGGGGCAAACGGAGCGGCGGCGTAGCTTGGCGGAGGGAGGACTATAAAGAGGGAGCGGGGGCGGTTGAGGATCGCAGAGAGCGGGAGCGGAGGCGGAGAAAGGTTCCGGTGAGTCATTGGCGTGGTCGTCGGAGCCATTGAGGGTGTCTGAGTAAACGTCGTCGTTGGGGTCCATTGAAATGCGATTGCGAATGTGGAGGCAAAGTTAGTTGGTTAGGAAGTTATTCGGTTATTTCCGGTTGGTTATTCTCAATTCGGCTCTGCCTCCCATTTTCAAGCCACAACGGATAATTTGcctttcataattttcaaaagattGAGTGAACTACTATTTGTTTATTTCTACTCACAAATGTTCAAAAGgttcataaatttatttatgaaaaaccaaaattaatttattaatttaattgatGTACCGTTAgtataaaatagttttacacatataattaattatgtaaatacacattaataaaaataactaccTTTTATATTGattcataaataattatttaaaaaaataactatttttttatggtATATCCGACGATACtcagtgttttttttttgtagtgaatTCAAGAATTCAATCCTTCAAACTCGACAATAACATCACAGTAATtcatatattttgaaaataagacAAAAAAAGATTAGGCAGCGACAATAGAAAATTGGCCACCATTGCCACCACCGTCAAAAGAAGAGAGAATGCAAATAAGAGAGAGATCGTCGAAACCATAAAAACCGCCATGACCTTTAAAGTTGTCGTCGCTGCTTGTCTTCGAAATTGTCGCCGAAAAAGGAAGGAAATGGAGATTTGAAACTATTGTTCTTCGACGACGACGACAGCATTCAATCTCGTCACTCTTCGACGAAAAGAACTTCAAGGACTAGGGAAACCTCCGCTTTGACCATTGTGGCTACCGCTGCTCATTCGTGCCATCGTTGAGAGACCGAGATTGTGACGGAGAGGTCCACCTCCACGCACAACCCATCTCCATTGTTGTGGCTTCCCTGTTTTTGCATCGCCTCTGTTCTTCCTGGTTCCACTTGAACCCGTCGCTTCTCGTTTTCCTTAGTGTGGTTCTGCTTTGATACGCTGCCAcctctgcttcttcttctccttctctcttttaCCTAAAAGAAAGACATTTGATCGACGACGATGACAACCCTCATCCCTGCTAGCGCTAGCCTTTctcctcctcttttcttcttcttcttccacccTCTTTGCTGTTAGTGAGATAAGGATAAAATTGTCAAAAGGATAAttttaatatcaaataaaatattaaggacaatgttgaattaaaaataaaattaaaggtaattttgattttgagcccaaaccataaaaatcaaaacattacttattctttaaataaatgtcacaataaataaatatagctCTAACTTTAGTTTGCCATTTTATAAATTGTGTTTGATTctgaaaatagaataaaataagacAACAATGAGAATAAGACACAAAGAACTGAgatacaaaaattaatatttttgtattttgtttaatgataaactagaataaattttgaaagtcaaatttattcttaattttttttattaaaaaatttagaaaaaatataataataaaagttaacaaaattaataaaaaataaattatatcttttattaatattttttgatgagtttggaaaactctaaaaataatACTTGTGATGACtaaaacattattaaaataaataattgcaaaattattaatctGACTTTCATTTAACatttttgattaataattttgttgcagATTTTATGTTGGGCCGAGAAAGGAGTTTCTGACTTAAGCCCAACAATTAGCCTTGATGCATGCATTATATCATGAGGctgaaattttatattaatgggccagaataaataataatgttGCAGGCCCAATGCTCTATTGTTTGCTTTCCATGCTTGATCCGTTACACAATtttatcaggaaagcaaatgcttaTTAAATGGGCCAGCTTTGAGCATTCTGTCACAAGCCCAAAATCATACTAAAGAGAATAGCTTCCATGCTTGGTccgaaataaaagaaaaatgaaagcatAATGCTTCCAACGGAACCAAGCTTTAACAAAgtgatggatttcaaaatctattacattgttaattaatgcatggggaacatgagagagaaaatACAGCTGAATTGATTGATGGGTGTTATGTCAAATACGCCACTCTATGctaagggaagtaaaagcaagctatGCCTAATTAATTGTTTAACTTCTTTGCATTACTTTACTTCTCTTCAGATTTCTTtcattctctctcatctctttcttcttctctattcGGTCCTTGTCCAGGAAACAATGGAGGCCGTGCTCttcaacaaagaaaaagaaagagttgcatgcatcaagaccatcaagctgatgatggcaagaaaacataccAAAAGAAAGATGAGCTGTGGCTAGGATGCTTACCAAATAtggttagatttggtgaggcaatcttgagcctttcatgctcaaaatggaagaagaagattcggccagctaAGGGAGATTCTTGGAGCATGGCTTGTCTTCGAATCTGaccaaccaccacagggagtagctagagtggcgaagtgatggttggaGACAGAAgtttgaagcagatgaagtcatcatcatcatgaggcatcaagggccagaaatccatcttggagagcaagccaaggatggaaagcccggattgatgaagggtgatgatcaagaaaggactagaggtaattgcatgttggttaatgcatggttatctcttctctctctgagTGGCCGAACCGTTTCtgtttgttgaaggaggaagaagttggttcggttttggcttcaagtgtggaggcttttctcttctttaaaaagggggaacaaccactgtttgaagcaaggagaaaatttgagagtgtaaggcacagagttctcagagctacctgagctaacagaattctcttctccttcaatgttctctgttttgtaattttctgtttaattttgtcatgtcttgagtctcatggtaaaaggcaaacaagtgagatttgtatgaaaaagccatagagcggaaaaaggcagagagtgcaaaattgaaagaaaagccatagatgtcttagaggtcctttgttcatctatgttgtgtatcatgattctgttggaatccccttgtaagttgggttagcactttacaagttgtaatctggttgattatagtaaaattccatcatgtttgtgatggagactggatgtaggctgcactgcacttagcagccgaaccaggatatatctgggtgcaagttctttctctttctactccatttctgttttctGCCACACACGAGCAAAAGCTAGaattatctcgtgccaagtgacgagacgaAACAAAAAGTCTTGTGgcaagggacgagacaaaactgaGTTGCTCGTATCCAGTGACGAGCAAGAAACAGAAAAGTCTCTTCAGAAGGACAGCAAGTGCCAGCATTtaaaaaagggggctaagattcaacccccccttctcttagccactgaaaccatcaattggtatcagagcttggtctcaaagagatcaagctttgcagcttggagtaaagatcctCATGGGAGAAAACAGTGGCACAAATGTGTTATCATACAATCTGGCTGAAGGTCAATCAAGCAATAGACCTCCCCTCTTCAATGGGAAAaattatacctattggaaggagaggatgaagatatttgtacaAGCTGTGGATTACAGACTTTGGAAGATCATCCTGGAGGGTCCTAAATTTCCAACTACCACAAATGCTCAAGGAGTGGTCTCTCTCAAACCAGAAGCAAGctggaccgaggaagataggaagaaggtggagttaaatgccaaggcaaccaatctgctcaactgtgcgatcagctttgaggagtaccgacgagtatcacggtgcacaacggcaaaggaaatctgggacaagttgcaaatcactcatgaaggaactaCCATTGTAAAGAAGTCTCGGACAGACATGTTAAACAGGGAATATGAAatgtttgcaatgaaggaaggagagtccattgatgaactgttcgaacggttcaacatcatcactgttggcttagatgctcttggaatcacacattcagaatctgtgctagtgagaagagttttgagatgtctcacaaaagagtgggaaacaaaagcctTAATAATTTCTGAGAGTAGTAACTTAGATTCtatgacacttgatgatttgagaggaaacttacttgcttttgaaaattcctatttgaaaagagattcaaaaaagaaaggaactgctttttcttctgtgactaaccctctggataatgaatccagtgataactcttctgaaaatgagtttgtgttatttgcaaaaaaattcaggaaaatggcaAAGCTCAAAAGCAAAGGCAGCAGCTCCAGGAGGACAAAGAAAGATCTTAGCAAGGTAACCTgtttcaattgcaaggaaatgggTCATTACAAATCTGATTGTCCCAAgttgaaaaaggaagagaagccgaaaaaggtgaagaagaagggactGATGGCCACATGGGAAGATTTGGAAAATGACtcaaatgatgatgatgaagagtcTGAGACCAAATCACAGCACTGTCTTATGGCAAATGAGATAGATCAGGTATCATTTCAAAACTCTAACACTGAAGATCTTCATCTCATGATAGATCACCTTTCTGAAAAAATTAGATGTTTTTTAGCTGAGAATCAAGATCTTGAACAGCAAAATTTCATTCTTAAAGCTGAAAATGATTTCCTCAAAGAAAAACTAAGAGAGGCTGAAACCGCTTGTGATCTTGTGGAAGAAAACAAGCAGTTAAAAGCCCAAGTTAGAAGCTGTGAAAGTGATCATTCTGTTCTTGCATATGTGAATTGTTTTAAacaaaatgaagagttgctcAAAGAGGTTAATAGACTTAAAGATGACTTAGCCAAGTTCacccaaagttctgaaaatttgaaccaaatcttggctagtcaaaaacctctttatgataaagctgggttgggattttataaatctgaaaaatcacatcTTGAAAATATTGCCTCATCTTCAAATGATGTAACATATCAAGACCCAACTCACTTCAATAAAACTAcaactccaagattttgtagAATGTGCAACCGAAGTGGTCATTTTCCAGTTCAAtgcttctttggtgaaagaatgattggtgacaaagtttacaaagttgtttttgattacaATGATTTGGGTCATAAgagatggtttaacgtgaaaggatccaagaaaatttggatacctaaggtcacttgagtttattttgtaggtttgcctagcatccaagaaaaaggagaaTATGTGGTATATGGatagcggatgctctaggcatatgaccgggaagacaaccttcttcataaagcttgatgaatatgatggaggacttgttacctttggtgatgatgcaaaaggaaaaatagtggctgttgggaaagttggtaaaaacttttcttcttgtataaatgatgtgcttcttgtaaatggtttgaaacataacttacttagtgttagtcaattgtgtgatttaggttTTGATGTTATCTTTAAAAAGTTTGTGTGCTTGGTTGTTTGTGAGAAAACTGGGAATGTTTTATTTGAAGCTAAAAGATGcaataatgtgtatggattaactcttgaggatttaaaggaacaaaatgtaacatgcttcacctctcttgaatctgaaaaatggctttggcatagaaagttgggacatgctagcatgtaccaaatttctaagttAGTCAAAAGgaatttggttagaggaattccgaacatcaagtttgataaggatcttacttgtgatgcttgccaattgggcaaacaagtaaaatcctcttttaaatcaaaagatggaatctcaaccaaaaggccattggaaatgttacatattgatctttttggtcctactagaactcaaagtttggGAGGTAAACATTATGGTCTTGTTGTggttgatgattactctagatttggttgggtacttttccttgctcataagaatgatgcattttatgccttttccaccctttgtaagaaacttcaaaatgaaaaggatttgaaaattgcccatttgagaagtgatcatggaagagaatttgaaaatcaagattttgaaaaattctgtgatgacttagggatttctcataatttctcatgccctagaacaccccaacaaaatggggtggttgaaagaaggaatcgaagccttcaagaaatgactagggccatgctatgtgagaatgaaattcctaaatttttgtgggctgaagctgtgaacacagcatgttatattttgaatagaacaatcattagaaaagggctaaagaaaacaccttatgagctatggaaaggaacccctccaaatcttaagtactttcatgtttttggatgtaAATGCTTTGTGCTCAATAATAAAGGAAATCTTGGaaagtttgatccaaaatcctatgaagaaatgtttgttggatattccaccacAAGCAAGGCTTATAGAGTTTATCTCAAAGAACATAGGAcaatagaggaatccatacatgttaccttttgtgattctaacttaattcccagtaCTATGATAGATAATGATTCAGATGGAGAAGGAGCTGGAACAAGCAAAGAAAATCCCAAATCTGTTCAGAATGAAGAATCTGCCAGTCCAGTTTTGTCTCGTCAGATTGAAGGAGAAAGTTCAAATTTGTCTCCTGAGCAGAGACGAGaaactgaaacagtgagaccaTCAGAAGTTCATCAAAACTCTACACCTGTCCGAAAGCCCagagaatggaagtccatgaggggttatcctcatgacttcatcattggtgatccctctcaaggAGTTACAACAAGATCATCCACCAAAAGGCCAACCGAACCAAGCAATCTTGCTCTCTTGTCACAAATAgagcccaacaatgtcaaacaagctcttgaggatccatcatgggtcaaagcaatgcaagaggagcttgctcaatttgataagaataaggtttggactttagtacctcatccggatggtaagaaggtaacgggtactaagtgggtttttaaaaataaacttggtgaggatggacaagttgttcgtaacaaggctagattagtggcccaaggttacgatcaagaagagggtattgattttgatgaatcttttgccccggtagctagaatggaagcaattaggttgcttcttgcctatgccgcccataagggtttcaaaatgtttcaaatggatgttaagtgTGCTTTCCTTAATGGTTTTATTGATAGggaagtgtatgtggctcaaccccccggttttgaacataaagaatttccaaatcatgtttttaaattaactaaggctctttatggtcttagacaagctccaagagcttggtatgagaggcTTAGTGCCTTTTTATtggaaaatcattttcaaaggggAACCACCGACACTACCTTATTCATTAAGACATCTAATGATGATATccttcttgttcaagtttatgttgatgacattgtaTTTGGTTCGGCCAATGtttccttgtgtgaagagtttggaaaactcatgactagtgagtttgagatgagtttaatgggagagcttacattctttcttggcctccaaattaagcAAACTCCTAGTGGCATTTTTATTCATCAAGGAAAGTATGCAAAAGAACTTATCAAAAAATTTAGCCTAGAAAATTCCAAATCAATGGGCACTCCTATGCATCCCAAtactaaacttgaaaaggatgatgatggccaagatgtggatgaaacaaggtatagaggaatgataggttcactcatgtaccttacctcctctagaccggatatagtccaaagtgtgggtgtatgttcaaggtttcaatcacatccaaaagaatcccaccttacggctgttaaacgcatcattagatacattaagggaacTTGTACTTATGGATTATGGTATCCTAAATCTGATGAATTTTGTGCAGTAggattttgtgatgcagattatgcgggagatcggg is a window from the Arachis stenosperma cultivar V10309 chromosome 3, arast.V10309.gnm1.PFL2, whole genome shotgun sequence genome containing:
- the LOC130968744 gene encoding seipin-2-like, which codes for MDPNDDVYSDTLNGSDDHANDSPEPFSASAPALCDPQPPPLPLYSPPSAKLRRRSVCPPSLFTESTDTASRSEIIDDDDARRSSQRHHRNLLKLKEIKASEFEEIPAKPNSIQEKKVPPFPSASIVTKEKREESTLTTAVSAKDDVFADSADSSEVPRLVDSPPSNTLEYAAGFVIRAILFQIKILIWLIKFPLWLTVHTCMFIVDPFGTWRKGIRFSTQVLGCAFGFVGIPARVIFKDQKAFWNVAFRCGWGFLWSMVVCCVLFALAVSSLVFSGFVVSGLAQKPTQLIKGFNFDYTKQSPVAYVPLISCAAVVGGHDSVKEIAASKWVGQRVLPPKQNVQVTVSLEVPESGYNRNLGVFQIRTDFLTYSGKTIASLSQPCMLKFRSEPIRLMTTLVNILPLLTGYASETQTLEVKIRGFVEREEPTSCLRVTLEPRSEYIHGAGLPQIYDSSVVIEAQLPFYKRIIWNWKISLFIWIAMTTFFVQFLFLLVCCWPFIIPRSRQRRGPAPRNGK